A region of the Bacteroidales bacterium genome:
AACAAGTCCAACGTAGGCTTCTTGAATATCGCCTTTGTCAAGTTGTTCTTTGTATTTGTCAACGTAATGATTGAAGTCTTTCATTTTTATTATCCTATTAGTTTTATCACTTCGTGTCGCACTGACGGGTCGTCTGGTCAACTTGCACCTAACGGTCGCAGCTATGCGCAGTGCGGGATTGCGTGGCTACGTCCCTATCAACCGAGACAAAACTTGCCTGCGAGAACTGAACTTGCAAAACCTCTGAAACCCGCATTGCGTATGAGCTGTTGTTAGTGACTGGCATTTCTTTTAAATCATTTATGGTGCTCATTTATGATTTCATACTCATATTATCATATCCGTTTTTGAAAATAACTTATCGTCTTAAGTCAAGAAGGTAAAGCCAATATTTTTTTCCAAATCTTGGCTCAAGTTCTTTGATTTGTTTGAAACCTCTACTTTCATAAATGTGACTCGCTATATCCATAAATTCTGAAGTATGCAATGCTATGATTTCCTCTTTTGTGTCCTTTGCATAATCAATACACATCTGTGTTAGTTTTTTGCCAATTCCATTTCCACCAAAATTTGGATTTACACCAACCATTCTAATATAGCTCCATTCTGTTTGGAAAATGTCAGTTGGATGCCCTTTTGG
Encoded here:
- a CDS encoding GNAT family N-acetyltransferase, with translation MEIKYRLGSNSDKDKLQKLGLISYGQFKKVLTEENWNKFNSFLTGQNTYIDLLKISNCFVCETKEEIIGMAYLIPKGHPTDIFQTEWSYIRMVGVNPNFGGNGIGKKLTQMCIDYAKDTKEEIIALHTSEFMDIASHIYESRGFKQIKELEPRFGKKYWLYLLDLRR